Proteins from one Mesorhizobium sp. M9A.F.Ca.ET.002.03.1.2 genomic window:
- a CDS encoding PleD family two-component system response regulator, which translates to MTARVLVVDDILANVRLLEVRLLAEYFEVLTATNGLDAIETCENGKVDVVLLDVMMPDMDGFEVCRRLKSDPATSHIPVVMITALDQVSDRVRGLEAGADDFLTKPVNDLQLMTRVKSLVRLKTLTDELRLRASTTRNIGIEELLSRNFASEDIMPKVLLIDERKPSFERVQKMLRGSADLDIATDPHAGFFQAAETPYECVMISTAFADFDPLRLCSQLRSLDRTRFLPIILLAQEGEEGRIIRGLELGINDYLMRPIDQQELTARLRTQVRRKRYNDQLRASVTQTIEMAVTDALTGLHNRRYLDSHLQTLFDRAVARRRPLSLMITDLDRFKTVNDTHGHDGGDDVLREFARRLRKNVRGIDLACRFGGEEFVVVMPDTDGAVAEKVAERIRAEIAQMPFAVGHAGETIEVTVSVGVSSVLKGLDSVAGLMKRADLALYEAKSAGRNRVVAKAA; encoded by the coding sequence ATGACTGCACGGGTCCTCGTCGTCGACGACATCCTTGCCAATGTGAGGCTGCTCGAGGTCCGGCTGCTTGCCGAATATTTCGAGGTGCTGACCGCTACCAACGGGCTGGACGCGATCGAGACCTGCGAAAACGGCAAGGTCGACGTCGTGCTGCTCGACGTGATGATGCCCGATATGGACGGGTTCGAGGTCTGCCGGCGGCTGAAGAGCGATCCGGCGACGTCGCACATCCCCGTCGTCATGATCACTGCGCTCGACCAGGTTTCGGACCGGGTGCGCGGCCTCGAGGCCGGAGCCGACGATTTCCTGACCAAGCCTGTCAACGATCTGCAATTGATGACGCGCGTCAAAAGCCTGGTCAGGCTGAAGACGTTGACCGACGAGTTGCGCCTGCGCGCCTCGACCACGCGCAACATCGGCATCGAGGAGCTTTTGAGCCGCAACTTCGCTTCCGAAGATATCATGCCCAAAGTCCTGCTGATCGATGAGCGCAAACCCTCCTTCGAGCGCGTCCAGAAGATGCTGCGCGGCAGCGCCGACCTCGACATCGCCACCGATCCGCATGCCGGCTTCTTCCAGGCCGCCGAGACACCCTATGAGTGCGTGATGATCTCGACGGCCTTTGCCGATTTCGATCCGCTCAGGCTCTGCTCGCAACTGCGTTCGCTCGATCGCACCCGTTTCCTGCCGATCATCCTTCTGGCGCAGGAGGGCGAGGAGGGGCGCATCATCCGCGGCCTCGAGCTCGGCATCAACGACTACCTGATGCGGCCGATCGACCAGCAGGAGCTGACAGCCCGGCTGCGCACGCAAGTGCGCCGCAAGCGCTACAACGACCAACTCCGCGCCAGCGTCACCCAGACCATCGAGATGGCGGTGACCGATGCCTTGACGGGACTGCACAACCGCCGTTACCTCGACAGCCATCTGCAGACCTTGTTCGATCGTGCCGTGGCGCGGCGGCGGCCGCTGTCGCTGATGATCACCGACCTCGACCGCTTCAAGACCGTCAACGACACGCATGGCCATGATGGCGGCGACGACGTGCTGCGCGAATTCGCGCGGCGGCTGCGCAAGAATGTGCGCGGCATCGATCTCGCTTGCCGCTTCGGTGGCGAGGAGTTCGTCGTGGTCATGCCGGACACGGACGGCGCGGTGGCCGAAAAGGTCGCGGAGCGCATTCGTGCGGAAATCGCCCAGATGCCGTTTGCCGTCGGCCATGCGGGCGAAACGATCGAGGTTACCGTCAGCGTCGGCGTTTCTTCGGTGCTGAAGGGCTTGGACTCGGTTGCCGGGCTGATGAAACGCGCCGACCTCGCGCTCTACGAAGCCAAGAGCGCCGGCCGCAACCGCGTGGTCGCCAAGGCGGCGTAG
- the rpmG gene encoding 50S ribosomal protein L33 encodes MAKAANIKIKLLSTADTGFFYVTSKNSRTKTDKLSFRKYDPVAKKHVEFKETKIK; translated from the coding sequence ATGGCCAAAGCCGCAAACATCAAGATCAAGCTTCTGTCGACCGCCGACACCGGTTTCTTCTACGTGACCAGCAAGAACAGCCGCACCAAGACGGACAAGCTGTCGTTCCGCAAATACGATCCGGTCGCCAAGAAGCACGTCGAATTCAAGGAAACCAAGATCAAGTAA
- a CDS encoding MFS transporter: MTVDTQQEVEERVHWLPMIAAISSISVVGIAIGLGMPLLSVILETRGHSASMIGLNTAVAGLASIAGAPLATPLAMRFGVAWTMLAMIATGVLAFVGFHFAPDFWMWFPLRVLLHIALTVLFILSEFWISTSAPPHRRGLVLGIYATVLSLGFAAGPWLFAQLGSSGFLPFGVTIALVTLAAIPVLAARNESPTIVSNGETSNFLRYIWLVPTATAAVLVFGAVETGGFALFPVYGNRIGYSEANAALLLTMIGLGNVLLQIPLGMISDRVSDRRHLLLACATIGLAGTIFMPHFAENWHLMAALLFVWGGVVAAMYTIGLAHLGSQLSGHELASANAAFVLCYGVGMVLGPQAIGIGMDVFGPSGFGWALGMFFALYIALVGARLVRKIL; the protein is encoded by the coding sequence ATGACGGTCGATACCCAGCAAGAGGTCGAGGAACGCGTACATTGGTTGCCGATGATCGCGGCGATCTCGTCGATCAGCGTCGTCGGCATCGCCATCGGCCTCGGCATGCCGCTGCTCAGCGTCATCCTCGAAACACGCGGCCATTCGGCGTCGATGATCGGCCTCAATACCGCTGTTGCCGGTCTCGCCTCGATCGCCGGCGCACCGCTCGCCACCCCGCTCGCCATGCGATTCGGCGTCGCCTGGACGATGCTGGCCATGATCGCCACGGGAGTGCTGGCCTTTGTCGGCTTCCATTTCGCGCCGGACTTCTGGATGTGGTTTCCGCTGCGCGTCCTGCTGCACATCGCGTTGACGGTGCTGTTCATCCTGTCGGAATTCTGGATCAGCACATCGGCGCCGCCGCACCGGCGCGGTCTGGTCCTGGGCATCTACGCCACCGTGCTGTCGCTCGGTTTTGCCGCCGGGCCTTGGTTGTTCGCCCAACTCGGCAGCAGCGGCTTCCTGCCCTTCGGCGTCACCATAGCGCTGGTGACGCTGGCCGCCATTCCGGTTCTGGCGGCACGCAACGAGAGCCCGACCATCGTCTCCAATGGCGAAACCAGCAACTTCCTGCGCTACATCTGGCTGGTGCCGACGGCGACCGCCGCGGTGCTGGTGTTCGGCGCGGTCGAGACCGGCGGCTTTGCGCTGTTTCCCGTCTATGGCAACCGCATCGGCTACTCCGAGGCCAATGCCGCCCTTCTGCTCACCATGATCGGCCTCGGCAACGTGCTGTTGCAAATCCCGCTCGGCATGATCAGCGACCGCGTCAGCGACCGCCGCCATCTGCTTCTGGCTTGTGCCACGATCGGGCTTGCCGGCACCATCTTCATGCCGCACTTCGCTGAGAATTGGCATCTGATGGCGGCGCTTCTGTTCGTCTGGGGCGGCGTGGTCGCGGCCATGTACACGATCGGCCTGGCCCATCTCGGCTCGCAGCTTTCCGGCCACGAACTGGCCTCGGCCAACGCCGCCTTCGTGCTCTGCTACGGCGTCGGCATGGTGCTCGGCCCGCAGGCGATCGGCATCGGCATGGACGTCTTCGGTCCCTCGGGCTTCGGCTGGGCGCTCGGCATGTTCTTCGCCCTCTATATCGCGCTGGTCGGCGCCAGGCTCGTCCGGAAGATCCTGTAG
- a CDS encoding NUDIX hydrolase, which translates to MDGMTKADVDRVERSAIALHAQPIRPRDAATLILLDRKGDEFRVLMGRRHARHAFMPGKFVFPGGRTDPADSRIPTATALHPEEVAKLTAGVGRTSPARARGIALSAVRETYEEAGLLIGRKGAFATTKRDWQGFSEHGVRPSLEALRFIARAITPPNRVRRFDTRFFSAWREDVAVELPDGGPTNELEELVWLPLAKARQADIPDITRAILEELEKRLVDDPLLRPGGFVPFYRLVGNRFVREIL; encoded by the coding sequence ATGGACGGTATGACCAAGGCGGACGTCGACAGGGTTGAGCGGAGCGCAATTGCGCTTCACGCCCAGCCTATTCGCCCGCGTGACGCCGCGACACTGATCCTGCTCGACCGCAAGGGCGACGAGTTTCGGGTGCTGATGGGCCGGCGCCACGCCCGTCACGCCTTCATGCCGGGAAAATTCGTCTTTCCCGGCGGCCGCACCGACCCGGCCGACAGCCGCATTCCCACAGCCACGGCGTTGCACCCAGAGGAAGTGGCGAAGCTGACCGCGGGTGTCGGCCGCACCAGCCCGGCCCGAGCCCGCGGCATCGCCCTGTCGGCGGTACGCGAGACCTATGAGGAGGCTGGCCTGCTGATCGGCCGCAAAGGCGCCTTCGCGACGACCAAACGCGATTGGCAGGGTTTTTCCGAGCACGGCGTAAGGCCTTCGCTGGAAGCGCTGCGCTTCATCGCGCGTGCCATCACGCCGCCCAACCGGGTGCGGCGCTTCGACACGCGCTTCTTCAGCGCCTGGCGCGAGGATGTCGCCGTGGAGCTGCCGGACGGCGGCCCGACCAACGAGCTGGAGGAACTGGTCTGGCTGCCGCTCGCCAAAGCCAGGCAGGCCGATATCCCCGACATCACCAGGGCTATCCTGGAGGAGCTGGAAAAGCGGCTCGTCGATGATCCGCTGCTGCGCCCCGGCGGTTTCGTGCCGTTCTACCGGCTTGTCGGCAATCGCTTCGTCCGCGAAATTCTGTAG
- a CDS encoding DUF983 domain-containing protein, whose amino-acid sequence MPGDLKTNQQVFGGEHHSGRVARPLWTAMKRGALGRCPHCGQGKLFRAFVKTADKCDRCGEELHHHRADDLPAYLVVVIVGHIVLGAFMGIEATSTLSTWQHIAIWVPLTILLAVVLLQPIKGAVIGLQWALYMHGFGGEEDLIESHPEA is encoded by the coding sequence ATGCCAGGCGATTTGAAAACGAACCAACAGGTTTTCGGCGGTGAACATCACTCGGGCCGGGTCGCCCGACCGCTGTGGACGGCGATGAAGCGGGGCGCGCTCGGCCGCTGCCCGCATTGCGGCCAAGGAAAGCTGTTTCGCGCCTTCGTCAAGACCGCAGACAAATGCGATCGTTGCGGCGAGGAGCTTCATCACCATCGCGCCGACGACCTGCCCGCCTATCTGGTGGTGGTCATCGTCGGCCATATCGTGCTCGGCGCCTTCATGGGCATCGAAGCGACCTCCACCCTGTCCACCTGGCAGCACATAGCCATCTGGGTGCCGCTGACCATCCTCTTGGCGGTTGTCTTGCTGCAGCCGATCAAGGGCGCCGTCATCGGCCTGCAATGGGCGCTCTATATGCATGGCTTCGGCGGGGAAGAAGATCTGATCGAGTCGCATCCCGAGGCTTGA